A single region of the Prevotella sp. HUN102 genome encodes:
- a CDS encoding MotA/TolQ/ExbB proton channel family protein — MKKLIAHFAMMTLLVFSFSTSVLAQDSSANIQEKTAASVAATDTLTDEALDESGVIDTTEVAGASSGDGNLHKSLKRKFIDGNAGFMSLVALALVLGLAFCIERIIYLSLSEIDTKKFVAELEKKITENDIEGAKELSRNTRGPVASICYQGLARIDSSIEDIERSITAYGSVQSANLEKGCSWITLFIAMAPSLGFLGTVIGMVMAFDQIQMAGDISPTIVASGMKVALITTIFGIIVALVLQVFYNYILSKIEHLTAQMEESAISLLDSIMRYKLKR, encoded by the coding sequence ATGAAGAAATTGATTGCACATTTTGCAATGATGACTCTCCTCGTTTTTTCTTTCTCAACAAGCGTACTTGCACAAGATTCATCGGCCAACATTCAGGAAAAAACGGCTGCGAGTGTTGCTGCAACTGATACGCTGACGGATGAGGCACTCGATGAAAGTGGCGTTATTGACACGACAGAAGTGGCTGGAGCAAGTAGTGGCGATGGAAATTTGCACAAGTCTCTGAAACGGAAATTCATTGACGGCAACGCAGGTTTTATGTCCTTGGTAGCCCTTGCATTGGTACTTGGACTGGCGTTCTGCATCGAGAGAATCATCTATTTGAGCCTTTCAGAGATAGACACAAAGAAATTTGTGGCAGAACTGGAGAAGAAGATTACCGAAAACGATATTGAAGGAGCAAAGGAACTCAGCAGAAACACACGTGGCCCGGTGGCTTCCATCTGCTATCAGGGCTTGGCGAGAATCGACAGCAGCATAGAAGACATAGAACGGAGCATTACCGCCTACGGAAGCGTACAGAGTGCAAATCTTGAAAAGGGTTGTTCGTGGATTACGCTTTTCATTGCTATGGCACCGTCGTTAGGATTCCTCGGCACGGTTATCGGTATGGTAATGGCATTCGACCAGATTCAGATGGCAGGCGATATAAGCCCTACTATCGTTGCATCGGGTATGAAGGTGGCGTTGATTACGACAATCTTCGGTATTATCGTGGCTTTGGTGTTGCAGGTTTTCTACAATTACATACTTTCCAAGATAGAACATCTGACTGCTCAAATGGAAGAATCGGCAATTTCCCTGCTCGATTCCATTATGAGATACAAATTGAAGAGGTAG
- a CDS encoding biopolymer transporter ExbD: MFRREKRKVPGLNTSSTADISFMLLILFLVTTSMDADKGVSVQLPAIEKTQDEQPSMVDVGKILNFKITADNKILLNGKNVELSTIKSTVSQFVTEKGKEHIIQMESDRKASYDTYFNLQNEIIAGYQILRNKRSEELYGKSYAQCSIEQQSEINKEVPQRISETYDSQAPVGEGGGE; this comes from the coding sequence ATGTTCAGAAGAGAGAAGAGAAAAGTTCCGGGATTGAATACTTCATCGACAGCAGACATTTCGTTTATGCTGTTGATTCTCTTCCTCGTAACCACTTCGATGGACGCAGACAAAGGTGTTTCCGTTCAATTGCCTGCCATCGAGAAGACACAAGACGAACAACCGTCGATGGTGGATGTAGGTAAGATACTGAATTTCAAGATAACGGCAGACAACAAGATATTGCTGAATGGTAAGAATGTAGAGCTTTCCACCATAAAGAGCACTGTATCACAGTTTGTTACAGAAAAAGGAAAGGAGCATATCATTCAAATGGAATCGGACAGAAAGGCATCGTATGATACCTATTTCAATCTTCAAAATGAGATTATTGCAGGCTATCAGATACTGAGAAACAAGCGTTCGGAAGAACTTTACGGAAAATCCTATGCACAGTGCAGCATAGAACAACAGTCAGAAATAAACAAAGAAGTTCCCCAACGTATCTCGGAAACGTATGATTCTCAAGCACCTGTCGGGGAAGGAGGTGGCGAATGA
- a CDS encoding biopolymer transporter ExbD, whose protein sequence is MSIYRKRSHEIPALNTASLPDLIFTILFFFMLVTQMRKVAVKVKYQLPQGTELTKLVKKSAISYVYIGQPMDELGNIQSDSTMIQLNDKFVSLPEMQEYLINERAGMDETDRKQMSVSIRADKDVPMGTIIDLKQTLRKANTLNINYTAIARTD, encoded by the coding sequence ATGAGCATTTACCGAAAGCGAAGCCACGAGATTCCCGCATTGAACACGGCTTCCCTACCCGACCTTATCTTTACCATTCTTTTCTTTTTTATGCTCGTTACACAGATGAGAAAGGTGGCAGTAAAAGTGAAATATCAGTTGCCACAAGGCACGGAACTCACAAAATTAGTGAAGAAATCAGCCATTTCCTATGTTTACATTGGTCAGCCAATGGATGAACTGGGAAACATACAGAGCGATTCTACAATGATTCAGCTCAACGACAAGTTTGTTTCGCTCCCCGAAATGCAGGAATATCTCATCAACGAGCGTGCGGGAATGGACGAAACAGACCGAAAGCAGATGTCAGTGAGCATACGGGCCGACAAAGATGTACCAATGGGAACCATCATCGACCTGAAACAGACCTTGAGAAAGGCCAACACGCTCAACATCAACTACACGGCAATAGCCAGAACAGATTAA
- a CDS encoding Lrp/AsnC family transcriptional regulator, translating into MAHRSLDQLDKKILRLIAEDARIPFLEVARECNVSGAAIHQRIQKLTNLGILKGSQFVIDPEKIGYETCAFIGLNLKNPENFDTVVEALKMIPEVVECHYTTGEYDLFCKIYAYNNHHLLNIIHDKLQTLGLSRSVSIISYNAVIDRPLPIVDFPFEGGEDDEEDNEIGA; encoded by the coding sequence ATGGCACATAGAAGTTTAGATCAACTTGACAAAAAGATTTTGCGTCTCATTGCTGAAGATGCTCGTATTCCATTCTTGGAAGTTGCCCGTGAATGCAATGTCAGCGGCGCAGCTATTCATCAAAGAATACAAAAGCTCACGAATCTCGGCATTCTTAAAGGTTCACAATTCGTCATTGACCCGGAGAAAATCGGATATGAGACTTGTGCATTCATCGGATTGAACTTAAAGAATCCCGAAAATTTCGACACCGTTGTTGAAGCACTGAAGATGATTCCCGAAGTGGTGGAGTGTCACTATACAACGGGCGAATATGACTTGTTCTGCAAAATTTACGCTTACAACAACCATCACTTGCTGAACATCATCCACGATAAGCTCCAGACTTTGGGATTGTCGAGAAGTGTGAGCATAATCTCTTACAATGCTGTGATTGATCGCCCTCTTCCTATCGTCGATTTTCCATTCGAAGGTGGTGAAGACGACGAAGAGGATAACGAGATCGGAGCATAA
- the pepI gene encoding proline iminopeptidase: MAKIIEGYMPFRGYKTYYRSVGECKDGKKPLLLLHGGPGSTHNYFELLDVLADDGRQVISYDQLGCGNSFVEGHPELWTLETWIEELETLIEHLQLKDIHILGHSWGGMMIIAWLIEYKPCSVSSAILSSTLSSSKLWGSEQHRLISFMPQEHQEAIQKAEANNDWKNPEYLAANDYYTIRHACDIKGERPECLMRKKRFGTESYITAWGPNEYTPLGNLKDFDYTDRLNEISQPCLVINGTNDESTPLLAKTMYDNIPNSEWELLDGARHLTFGDQTETYCRILRNWMEKHD; the protein is encoded by the coding sequence ATGGCAAAAATCATTGAAGGCTATATGCCATTCCGTGGATACAAGACCTACTATCGTTCGGTAGGCGAATGCAAAGATGGCAAAAAGCCACTCCTGTTATTACACGGAGGACCAGGAAGTACGCACAATTATTTTGAATTATTGGACGTTTTGGCTGATGATGGCAGACAAGTTATCTCCTATGATCAGTTGGGTTGTGGCAATTCGTTCGTGGAAGGACATCCGGAATTGTGGACGCTGGAAACGTGGATAGAAGAATTGGAAACGCTCATCGAACATCTGCAACTCAAGGATATTCACATTCTCGGACATTCGTGGGGAGGAATGATGATTATTGCTTGGCTGATAGAATACAAGCCTTGCAGCGTCAGTTCTGCAATATTGTCCAGCACGCTGTCATCGAGCAAGTTATGGGGAAGCGAACAGCATCGTCTGATTTCCTTTATGCCACAGGAACATCAGGAAGCAATACAAAAAGCTGAAGCAAACAACGACTGGAAAAATCCCGAATATCTTGCGGCAAACGACTATTACACCATTCGGCACGCTTGCGATATCAAGGGCGAAAGACCAGAATGCCTGATGCGAAAGAAGCGTTTCGGTACAGAATCATACATTACTGCGTGGGGACCAAACGAATATACCCCACTCGGCAATCTTAAAGATTTTGACTATACCGACAGACTGAACGAAATTTCGCAACCCTGTCTGGTTATTAATGGCACAAACGACGAAAGCACGCCACTACTGGCAAAGACTATGTACGACAACATTCCCAATTCTGAATGGGAATTACTGGACGGTGCCCGCCATTTAACCTTTGGCGATCAGACAGAAACATATTGTAGAATCCTCAGAAACTGGATGGAGAAGCACGATTGA
- a CDS encoding rhodanese-like domain-containing protein translates to MNKIKATILALFGFAVGVTAQCTSPSVANVEVSEFEKMIKTDSVQLLDVRTPGEYNEFHIHGAMNINVHDGDFEAQALERLDKNRPVAVYCRSGKRSALACSILEKKGYKTTNLLGGIIAWTNEKKPVEAVK, encoded by the coding sequence ATGAACAAGATAAAAGCAACCATATTGGCACTTTTTGGTTTCGCTGTCGGAGTTACAGCACAATGCACATCGCCATCAGTAGCAAATGTTGAGGTTTCAGAGTTTGAGAAGATGATTAAAACAGACTCTGTTCAACTGCTCGATGTGCGTACACCGGGAGAATATAATGAGTTTCATATTCACGGAGCAATGAATATCAATGTTCACGACGGCGATTTTGAAGCTCAGGCATTGGAACGATTGGACAAGAATCGCCCAGTTGCTGTGTATTGCCGTTCGGGAAAACGCTCTGCGCTGGCTTGCTCGATACTTGAAAAAAAGGGATACAAGACTACCAATCTTCTTGGAGGAATCATAGCTTGGACCAACGAAAAGAAGCCAGTCGAAGCTGTTAAGTAG
- a CDS encoding nitrous oxide-stimulated promoter family protein — translation MKKIEREKVIVREMIKMYAQSKTGEKELKGHYRDLADYCELRLENCHWGEKKPVCKVCPIHCYGKEKRAEIRKVMRWAGPRMLLRHPILTLKHYLRR, via the coding sequence ATGAAAAAGATTGAAAGGGAGAAGGTTATTGTAAGGGAAATGATTAAGATGTATGCCCAAAGCAAGACTGGCGAGAAGGAGTTGAAAGGGCATTACAGGGATTTGGCTGATTATTGTGAGTTGCGTTTGGAAAACTGTCATTGGGGCGAGAAGAAACCTGTTTGCAAGGTTTGCCCGATACATTGTTACGGCAAGGAAAAGCGTGCAGAAATCAGAAAAGTGATGCGTTGGGCAGGTCCGAGAATGCTTCTTCGCCATCCGATACTCACATTAAAGCATTATCTTAGAAGATAG
- a CDS encoding YecH family metal-binding protein gives MTHGHDVLHMMEGNSYTTKESLVKAIIEKFGPEETFHTCSVEGLSAEELVDFLEQRGKFMPSQEDEFTVDSSKICNH, from the coding sequence ATGACACACGGACACGACGTATTGCATATGATGGAGGGTAATAGCTACACTACAAAGGAAAGCCTTGTGAAAGCTATTATTGAGAAATTCGGACCGGAAGAAACCTTCCATACTTGCTCTGTTGAAGGGCTTTCTGCCGAAGAGCTTGTTGATTTTCTGGAACAGCGTGGCAAGTTTATGCCTTCTCAGGAAGATGAATTTACGGTGGATTCAAGCAAAATCTGTAACCATTAA
- a CDS encoding SPFH domain-containing protein, translating into MENKEFSFQGKVFSGLGMLFVNILMGIAALAIGIYGIVLLDNGADFGGWLLGGGILLLLLSIFVLAGFIKVEPNEALVMMFFGQYKGTFTKVGFHWVNPLIYTKKLSFRARNIDAEPIKVNDKTGNPVMIGMMLVWKLKDTYKAIFEIDSETMAQGNVATDGTQKPGDLMSAFERFVRVQGDAALRQVAGQYAYDNIEDDNDSQTLRDNSDEINKLLEATLDERLDMAGIEIVEARINYLAYAPEIAAVMLRRQQASAIISAREKIVDGAVSMVDLALKRLSEDNIVDLDEDKKAAMVSNLMVVLCSENNTQAVVNTGTLNM; encoded by the coding sequence ATGGAAAATAAAGAATTTTCATTTCAGGGAAAAGTCTTCAGTGGCTTAGGTATGCTTTTCGTAAACATCCTAATGGGAATCGCTGCACTGGCAATCGGCATTTATGGGATAGTATTACTCGATAATGGAGCCGACTTCGGAGGATGGCTGTTGGGAGGCGGGATTTTGTTGCTGCTCCTGTCGATTTTCGTATTAGCGGGATTTATTAAAGTAGAACCCAATGAAGCACTTGTAATGATGTTTTTCGGGCAATACAAAGGTACGTTTACCAAAGTGGGATTTCATTGGGTAAATCCTCTTATCTACACGAAGAAACTTTCGTTCCGTGCCCGAAACATTGATGCGGAGCCTATCAAGGTAAACGACAAGACGGGTAATCCGGTTATGATTGGTATGATGCTCGTGTGGAAACTGAAAGATACGTACAAAGCTATCTTTGAAATCGACTCGGAAACGATGGCACAGGGGAACGTGGCCACCGACGGAACGCAAAAGCCCGGCGACCTTATGTCGGCCTTTGAAAGGTTTGTCAGAGTACAGGGCGATGCAGCCTTGCGACAGGTGGCAGGTCAGTATGCCTACGACAACATCGAGGACGACAATGATTCGCAGACGCTCCGCGACAATAGCGACGAAATAAACAAGCTCCTTGAAGCCACGCTGGACGAGCGTTTGGATATGGCGGGAATAGAGATTGTAGAAGCCCGAATCAATTATCTCGCCTATGCACCAGAGATTGCCGCTGTAATGTTGCGTCGCCAGCAGGCAAGTGCCATCATTTCGGCACGCGAAAAGATTGTGGACGGTGCCGTTTCGATGGTGGATTTGGCGTTGAAACGACTCAGCGAAGACAATATCGTGGACTTGGACGAGGACAAGAAGGCTGCAATGGTAAGCAATCTGATGGTGGTTCTTTGCAGCGAGAACAACACGCAAGCCGTAGTAAACACCGGAACCTTGAATATGTAA
- a CDS encoding TonB-dependent receptor — MKKERLTARSGLIAAMVALFCCLPSLVGAESIDDNKSGANVTGTVVEKESGEPMSHVSVRVLGTMIACVTNADGYYHLEDLPVGNQKIEVRATGYRAITKTVVMAANGAQTLDFSMEVDDIALDEVVVSSNRYASLRRNAPTLVSVIDTKMFDVTQSLCLAQGLNFQPGVRTEDNCANCGFSQVRINGLDGHYSQILIDSRPVFSALQGVYGLEQIPANMIERVEVVRGGGSALFGSSAIGGTINIITKEPSSNSADLSHTFMAFKGGKTFENNTTVNASVVSSDNKAGFSVYGHSRNRGGYDRDADGYTDLPKLINKTIGLSSFLRLNSYSKLTLHYHTQSEFRRGGNNLHLPAHESNIAEQLRHNIHGGNLGYDLFTPDGLNHLSAYASFQSISRDSYYGGTGNGSDESKEDAMKAYSKTRDLNIMGGVQFIHNFASLLFMPADLTLGAEYSYDGLKDHALGYDAITKQYVRTGSMFFQNEWKNDQWSFLLGGRFDKHNLISHLIFSPRVNVRYNPTDDVHLRLTYAGGFRAPQAFDEDLHTTLAGGERIKTRLSKDLKEERSNSISLSADMYHSFGSVQTNLLVEGFFTHLNNVFAQRKLEETDENGIGILERYNAHSATVIGLNLEGKAVFSRWLQLQAGFTWQKSEYKEAVEWDEGAPAEKKMLRTPDIYGYFTAQITPVKNFTASLSGNYTGKMLVGHAAGSGVDAPVAVNTPSFMTLSLKLAYDFKIHKSVKAQLNGGIQNITDAYQKDIDKGWNRDAGYIYGPSLPRCYYVGLKITY; from the coding sequence ATGAAGAAAGAAAGACTGACAGCCCGAAGTGGGCTGATTGCGGCGATGGTGGCACTGTTCTGCTGCCTGCCATCGCTCGTTGGTGCCGAAAGCATAGACGACAACAAGAGCGGTGCCAATGTTACGGGAACTGTTGTTGAGAAGGAAAGCGGCGAACCTATGTCGCACGTGAGCGTGAGAGTATTGGGCACGATGATAGCCTGTGTAACAAATGCCGACGGATATTATCATCTGGAGGATTTGCCGGTGGGCAATCAGAAGATAGAAGTGAGAGCAACGGGCTATCGTGCGATTACGAAAACCGTGGTAATGGCGGCAAATGGGGCGCAGACTTTGGACTTCTCAATGGAAGTGGATGATATTGCGCTCGACGAAGTGGTGGTTTCGTCGAACCGTTACGCATCGTTGCGACGCAATGCTCCGACGCTGGTAAGCGTTATAGACACGAAGATGTTTGATGTAACGCAGTCACTCTGCCTTGCACAGGGACTGAATTTCCAGCCCGGTGTGAGAACGGAAGACAACTGTGCAAACTGTGGTTTCTCACAAGTGAGAATCAACGGACTTGACGGGCATTATTCGCAGATACTGATTGATTCCCGACCGGTGTTCTCTGCGCTTCAGGGCGTTTACGGACTGGAGCAGATTCCGGCAAATATGATAGAGCGTGTGGAAGTGGTGCGTGGCGGAGGTTCGGCTCTCTTCGGTTCGTCTGCCATCGGTGGTACAATCAACATCATAACGAAAGAGCCAAGCAGCAACTCTGCCGACCTTTCGCACACCTTTATGGCGTTCAAAGGAGGCAAGACGTTTGAAAACAACACCACGGTAAACGCATCGGTGGTGTCGAGCGACAACAAGGCCGGATTCTCTGTCTACGGCCATAGCAGAAACCGTGGGGGATACGACCGTGATGCTGACGGCTATACCGATTTGCCGAAACTCATCAACAAGACGATTGGATTGAGTTCTTTCCTTCGTCTGAACAGCTATTCCAAGCTGACTTTACACTACCATACGCAGAGCGAGTTCCGTCGCGGGGGCAACAATCTCCATCTTCCCGCCCACGAATCGAACATTGCCGAACAGCTCCGGCACAATATTCACGGAGGAAATCTGGGCTATGACCTCTTCACTCCTGATGGCTTGAACCATCTTTCTGCCTATGCTTCGTTCCAGTCCATCTCACGCGACAGCTACTATGGTGGCACGGGCAACGGGTCGGATGAGAGCAAGGAGGATGCTATGAAGGCTTACAGCAAGACACGTGATTTGAATATTATGGGTGGGGTTCAGTTTATCCATAATTTTGCAAGCCTTCTTTTTATGCCCGCCGACCTTACACTGGGTGCAGAATATAGCTACGACGGGCTCAAGGACCACGCTCTGGGCTATGACGCCATCACGAAACAATACGTGAGAACGGGAAGTATGTTCTTTCAGAATGAATGGAAAAACGACCAATGGAGCTTCTTGCTCGGTGGACGGTTCGACAAACACAACCTCATCAGCCATCTGATATTCAGCCCCCGTGTGAACGTCCGCTACAATCCTACGGACGACGTCCACCTCCGACTCACTTATGCCGGTGGATTCCGTGCTCCACAGGCTTTCGACGAAGACCTGCACACGACGCTTGCCGGCGGCGAGCGCATCAAGACACGGCTCAGCAAGGATCTGAAGGAGGAACGTTCCAACAGTATCAGCCTCTCGGCCGATATGTATCACAGCTTCGGCTCCGTGCAGACCAACCTGCTTGTGGAAGGATTCTTTACGCATCTTAATAATGTTTTTGCACAGCGCAAACTGGAGGAGACGGATGAAAATGGTATCGGAATCCTTGAAAGATACAACGCCCATTCGGCAACCGTCATTGGCTTGAACCTCGAGGGCAAGGCTGTTTTCAGCCGTTGGCTGCAACTTCAGGCAGGTTTCACTTGGCAGAAGAGCGAATACAAGGAAGCCGTGGAGTGGGACGAGGGTGCGCCCGCCGAGAAGAAAATGTTGCGCACGCCCGATATTTACGGTTATTTCACGGCGCAGATAACTCCGGTAAAGAACTTCACAGCATCCCTTTCAGGCAATTATACGGGCAAAATGCTCGTGGGACACGCTGCCGGTTCGGGTGTTGATGCACCGGTGGCCGTGAATACGCCGTCGTTTATGACGCTGAGCCTAAAACTTGCCTATGATTTCAAGATTCACAAGAGCGTGAAGGCACAGTTGAATGGCGGCATTCAGAACATCACGGACGCTTATCAGAAAGACATTGACAAGGGATGGAACCGTGATGCCGGCTATATCTATGGTCCGTCGCTCCCACGATGCTATTACGTGGGTCTGAAAATAACATATTGA
- a CDS encoding ABC-F family ATP-binding cassette domain-containing protein, protein MITLSNIAVQFGKRVLYKDVNIKFTPGNIYGVIGANGAGKSTLLRAISGDLETTKGTIDLGPGERLSVLEQDHFKYDEFKVMETVLMGHEPLWKNMKEREALYSKEEMTEEDGNRAADLELKFAEMNGWEAESEAAQLLQNLGVKEALHDKQVAELSNSEKVRVMLAKALFGKPENLLLDEPTNDLDLETVEWLEEYLSEIDETQTVLVVSHDRHFLDSVSTQTIDIDFGKVTVFAGNYSFWYESSQLALRQAQNQKMKAEEKKQQLEEFIRRFSANVAKSKQTTSRKKMLEKLNVEEIRPSSRKYPGIIFQMEREPGNQILEVQDLKAVDTDGTVLFDHVDFNVEKEQKVVFLSRNPKAMTALFNIINGERNADAGTFNWGVTITTAYLPLDNTSYFDCDLNLVDWLSQFGPGNEVAMKGFLGRMLFKQEEVEKKVNILSGGEKMRCMIARMQLQNANCLILDTPTNHLDLESIQAFNNNLVGFKGNILFSSHDHEFIGTVANRIIELTPKGIIDKLMSYDEYIHDAQIKEQREKMYS, encoded by the coding sequence ATGATTACACTTTCAAACATTGCCGTTCAGTTCGGCAAAAGGGTTCTGTACAAGGACGTTAATATTAAATTCACTCCCGGAAATATCTACGGTGTCATTGGTGCCAACGGCGCAGGCAAATCAACGCTGCTTCGTGCCATCTCCGGCGATTTGGAAACAACAAAGGGTACTATCGATTTAGGACCCGGCGAACGGTTGTCCGTATTGGAACAGGACCACTTCAAGTACGATGAATTCAAGGTTATGGAAACCGTTCTTATGGGGCACGAACCTCTTTGGAAGAATATGAAGGAGCGCGAGGCTCTCTATTCTAAGGAAGAAATGACCGAGGAGGACGGCAACCGTGCTGCTGATCTCGAACTGAAGTTTGCCGAAATGAACGGTTGGGAAGCTGAAAGCGAAGCTGCTCAGTTGTTGCAGAATCTTGGTGTGAAGGAGGCTTTGCACGACAAGCAGGTAGCTGAACTTTCAAACAGCGAGAAAGTGCGTGTGATGTTGGCAAAGGCACTTTTCGGTAAACCTGAAAACTTATTGCTTGATGAACCTACCAACGACCTTGACCTCGAAACCGTAGAATGGTTGGAAGAATATCTGAGTGAGATTGACGAAACGCAGACCGTGCTTGTTGTGTCCCACGACCGTCACTTCCTCGATTCCGTAAGTACACAGACCATTGATATCGACTTCGGAAAGGTTACGGTGTTTGCCGGCAACTATTCTTTCTGGTACGAAAGTTCGCAGTTAGCTCTCCGTCAGGCTCAGAATCAGAAGATGAAGGCAGAGGAAAAGAAGCAACAGTTGGAGGAATTTATCCGCAGATTCTCTGCCAATGTGGCAAAGAGCAAGCAGACAACGTCAAGAAAGAAGATGCTTGAAAAGCTCAATGTAGAGGAAATTCGCCCATCAAGCCGCAAGTATCCGGGCATCATTTTCCAAATGGAAAGAGAGCCGGGTAATCAGATTCTTGAAGTTCAAGACCTGAAGGCAGTCGATACGGACGGAACCGTACTCTTCGACCACGTGGACTTCAACGTGGAGAAAGAGCAGAAAGTGGTATTCCTGTCTCGCAATCCTAAGGCTATGACCGCCCTCTTCAATATCATCAATGGCGAGCGAAATGCCGATGCGGGCACGTTCAACTGGGGCGTAACCATCACTACGGCTTATCTCCCATTGGACAATACATCGTATTTTGACTGCGATCTGAACCTTGTTGATTGGCTGTCGCAGTTTGGTCCCGGCAACGAAGTAGCAATGAAGGGCTTCCTCGGCCGTATGCTCTTCAAGCAGGAAGAAGTTGAGAAGAAGGTCAATATCCTTTCCGGAGGCGAGAAGATGCGCTGTATGATTGCACGTATGCAGCTTCAGAACGCCAACTGTCTGATTCTCGACACACCTACCAACCACTTGGATTTGGAAAGCATTCAGGCATTCAACAATAACCTCGTTGGCTTTAAGGGAAACATACTTTTCAGTTCTCACGACCACGAATTTATTGGTACCGTAGCAAATCGCATTATCGAACTTACGCCTAAGGGGATTATTGACAAACTGATGAGCTACGACGAATACATTCACGATGCTCAGATTAAGGAGCAGAGAGAAAAGATGTATTCGTAG
- a CDS encoding nucleotide exchange factor GrpE has protein sequence MTDKKKKIEIEDEEIETAVDSQEEVNNENAENSEETDSSEEPSEDEEKENSEEVKDEAEEWKDKYIRLFAEFENYKKRTLKEKTELILNGGEKTIKAVLPILDDFERAIADKTEDANAIKEGFELIYKKFLKSLEGLGVSKIETEDQDFNVDFHEAIAMVPNMGDDKKGKIIDCVQTGYTLNEKVIRHAKVAVGQ, from the coding sequence ATGACTGATAAAAAGAAAAAGATAGAAATCGAAGACGAAGAAATAGAAACCGCCGTTGATTCCCAAGAGGAAGTAAACAACGAGAATGCAGAAAATTCTGAGGAAACAGATTCTTCAGAAGAGCCAAGTGAGGACGAAGAAAAAGAAAATTCCGAGGAAGTTAAAGACGAAGCCGAGGAATGGAAAGACAAGTATATCCGTCTTTTTGCCGAGTTTGAAAACTACAAGAAACGCACTTTGAAGGAGAAAACGGAGCTTATACTCAATGGTGGCGAAAAGACTATCAAGGCCGTTCTTCCTATTCTCGACGATTTTGAGCGTGCTATCGCTGACAAAACAGAGGATGCCAACGCCATCAAAGAAGGGTTTGAACTTATCTATAAGAAGTTCCTCAAGTCTTTGGAAGGTCTTGGTGTAAGCAAGATTGAGACAGAAGATCAGGATTTCAATGTAGATTTCCACGAGGCTATCGCAATGGTTCCGAATATGGGCGACGACAAGAAAGGCAAAATCATCGATTGCGTACAGACGGGTTATACATTGAATGAAAAAGTAATTCGCCACGCTAAAGTAGCAGTAGGTCAGTAA